The following DNA comes from Mycobacterium sp. MS1601.
CACCGTCGAGCCGTTGAGGCAGCAGGTACAGAGCCTCGGCGCAAAACCCGAAAGAATCACCGACCCCCCCTGCTGTATCGGCGAGGTGCGTCGCCGCGCTTTGTCTGAAGCAGTATTCGATGTCTGGACAGGCTGCGATTACCAGGTCCATCAGACGTGTAGGGTCTGCGAGGCGGTACGCGACGGCGAAACGGCTGATATGGGTGAAGCCCCACTGCACAGCCGCACCTTGTCCGGGTGGCTGACCGATGACCGACTTCAGGTAACCGGACACCGGGATGTTGACGGCATAGGCACCGGGGTGGGTGGTGACTACTGAGAGGGATGCGCCCCAGCTGATGTGGGCCATCCTGATCGGCCCCAAGTCGACGCCTTCGGCGCGTGCGTGTCCTGCCCTGGCGTGCCCGAGCGGGTGCAGATCGTGTGGGAAGTGCGCGTTGCCACGGCATGTGACACTTCATCCCAGTCCGTGCTCCCGGGGTCAACAGGAGCGGCCACGACGGCTCCTTCCGCAGAATCGTGTTCAGCGACCGGCGAGATCGACTGGAGTCAACTGCCCTTGCCGATGCCACTCGCGGAGACACTTCTTGTCGTACTTGCCCGTGGATGTACGAGGAAGCTGATCGACGAACGCCCACCGCTCCGGGATCCACCAGCGCGCGACCTTGTCGCGCAAGAAATCTTGCAGCTCAACGATAGTCACGTCTGCGTTGTGGCCGAGCACCACCGCTGCAAGGGGGCGTTCTTGCCACCTGTCGTCGGGCACCGCGATGACCGCCGCCTCGAACACACCTGGGTGCGAAGCGATAGCCAGCTCGAGCTGTACCGAGGAGATCCATTCGCCGCCGGACTTGATGACATCCTTGGCCCGGTCGGTGAGAGTGACGTACCCATCGGCATCGATGGAGCCGACATCTCCGGTGCTGAGCCAGCCGCCGTCGAAGGAGCCGCCAGCCTCCAAGTTGTAGTAACTGCCCGTGATCCACGGGCCCCGTACCTGCAACTCCCCGACGCCTTCTCCGTCATGAGCGATGACCGTCCCTTCTGAGTCGACGATCCGCAACTCCACGCCGCACGCCGGGCGGCCTTGAGATGCGCGGCGCTGCCAGTATTCACCCTCTGCCAGGAGCGACGATGGCTTGGATATCGTTGCCAATGGCGATGTTTCGGTCATTCCCCACGCTTGGACAAGGTTGATCCCGTACTTGTCGTGCAGCGTGCGCATGAGATGCACAGGAATCGCCGATCCGCCGCATCCGACCAGACGCAACGACGAGAGGTCGGTGTCGGGTCGCTCCTTGAGGTGCTCCACGATGTCGTTCCAGACTGTCGGTACGGCGCCGGCGATTGTCGGGCGTTCGCGTTCGATGAGTTCGACGAGTGGTTCGGCTTGCAGGAAGCGGTCGGGCAGGACGAGGTCGGCACCGGCCATCAAGGCGGCGTAGATGAGGCCCCACGCGTTGGCGTGAAACATCGGCACGATGGGCAACACCGCGTCTTCGGGCCCTACTTCGAGTGCACCCTTGGCGCAGATCGCCATGGTATGCAAGTAGCTGGACCGATGGCTGTAGACAACGCCTTTGGGGTTGCCGGTGGTCCCAGAGGTGTAACACATGGATGCGGCGTTGTGTTCGTCGATATCAGGCCAGTCGTACGTCTCGGGCTGTCCGTCGAGAATGCCGTCGTAGCGCACGACGCGTTTTCCAGTCCGCATCAGGCTGCTGAGGTCGGCATCGCCGGTCACGATGATGGTGTGCAAGGTGGCCACGTGCGGCGCGATCTCAGCAAACTGTTCGGCGAGGCTGGCATCAACAATGGCGATCTCGTCACCGGCGTGGTTGGCGATGTAGACGAGCTGGTCGGTTGCGAGCCGGATGTTGAGCGTGTGCAGCACCGCACCCATCGCGGGCACAGCGCAGTAGGCCTCGACGTGCTCCTGGTTGTTCCACATGAAGGTGGCCACCACGGTGTCGGCGCCGGCCCCCACCGTTCGCAGTGCGTTGGCCAGTTGTGCTGTGCGCCGGCCGAGTTGGGCGAACGTCACGACACGCATGGTCCCGTCAGGCCGACGGGTTCTCACTTGGCGCCGGGTGTGAACGGTGGTTCCGTGCCGGGCGATGGCCCCGATGGTCAGGCAGTAGTCCTGCATCGTGCTTTTCACGAGTTCTAGGCCTCCCAGCCGTCGAAGGTCGCTTCCACGGTCGTCTGATCCAGTGTGCCCAACAAGTCCAGTTGTACCTTGGTCTTTGGCACTTCGTAGCGGTAGAAGTAGCGGGCCGCATACCGTTTGCCTGTATAGAAGCCGTCCTCCCGGCCGTGGGCGGCAAGCACCTGGTCAAGCCACAGCCATGCCACCACGATGTGGCCGAACGCCTCGAGATAGTGCGCGCTGTTGGCCAACGCCACGGTCGGGTCACCGCACCTGAGCAGCACTGTGGTGACATCGCGCAACGTCTGCCACGACTCCTGCAGTTGCTCGGCCAGGTGCGCCGGCTCACCACCGATCGCGGTGGCCCGAGTGATTGTCGTGGTGACTTCTTGTTCCAGCAGTCCTAAACCCGCACCACCGTGTTGGCGCACTTTGCGGCCGAGCAGATCCAGGCTCTGGATGCCGTGAGTGCCCTCGTGGATCGGGTTGAGCCTGTTGTCGCGGTAGAGCTGCTCGAGGTCGTACTCGCGCGTGTAACCGTAGCCGCCGTGGATCTGGATGGCCAGGTCGTTGGCCTGAACACACCACTGCGCCGGCCAACTCTTGGCGATCGGAGTCAACAGATCGAGAAGCTCGGTGGCGGCCTGGCCCTCCTCGGGCGTCTCGGCCGCAGCGGCGAGGTCGGTCAGCCGCGCGCAATACAACACCAGTGCGAGCGCGCCCTCGACGTAAGATTTCTGGGCCAGCAGCATCCGTTTGACGTCGGGATGCTCGATGATCGCCACCGGTGCCGCATCGGGATCTTTTGCCGAGAGCGGACGCCCCTGCGGCCGCGTCCGGGCATAGTCGAGCGACTTGAGGTGCGCGGTGTAACCCAGGGCGGTGGCGGCGGCGCCGGTGATCAGCCGGGCTTCGTTCATCATGTGGAACATGTAGGCCAACCCGTGGTGCGGCTGTCCGACGAGATAGCCGACAGCTCCCGCGGCGCCGCCGGGCTCGAAGGCGCCTTCGCCGAAGTTCAACGCCGCGTTGGCCAATCCGCGTTGCCCCATTTTGTGGTTGAGGCCCGCCGCCA
Coding sequences within:
- a CDS encoding fatty acid--CoA ligase encodes the protein MQDYCLTIGAIARHGTTVHTRRQVRTRRPDGTMRVVTFAQLGRRTAQLANALRTVGAGADTVVATFMWNNQEHVEAYCAVPAMGAVLHTLNIRLATDQLVYIANHAGDEIAIVDASLAEQFAEIAPHVATLHTIIVTGDADLSSLMRTGKRVVRYDGILDGQPETYDWPDIDEHNAASMCYTSGTTGNPKGVVYSHRSSYLHTMAICAKGALEVGPEDAVLPIVPMFHANAWGLIYAALMAGADLVLPDRFLQAEPLVELIERERPTIAGAVPTVWNDIVEHLKERPDTDLSSLRLVGCGGSAIPVHLMRTLHDKYGINLVQAWGMTETSPLATISKPSSLLAEGEYWQRRASQGRPACGVELRIVDSEGTVIAHDGEGVGELQVRGPWITGSYYNLEAGGSFDGGWLSTGDVGSIDADGYVTLTDRAKDVIKSGGEWISSVQLELAIASHPGVFEAAVIAVPDDRWQERPLAAVVLGHNADVTIVELQDFLRDKVARWWIPERWAFVDQLPRTSTGKYDKKCLREWHRQGQLTPVDLAGR
- a CDS encoding acyl-CoA dehydrogenase — encoded protein: MKSTLMSRRDLDFLLFEWLRVDELLKRARFAHHTSDTFADVLTLCEDLAERHLAPHYKRSDTVEPTLHDGTVSVLPEIKDALRAFAETELLAMSLDERHGGAQVPAVVSTAAFTWLQAANVSTIGYPLLTLANSNLIVEFGTEDQITTFVPPMLAGRFTGTMCLSEPQAGSSLSDITTRAIPQDDGTYRLFGSKMWISGGDHDASENIVHLVLARLPGSPRGTKGISLFIVPKFLLAEDGALGERNDVVAAGLNHKMGQRGLANAALNFGEGAFEPGGAAGAVGYLVGQPHHGLAYMFHMMNEARLITGAAATALGYTAHLKSLDYARTRPQGRPLSAKDPDAAPVAIIEHPDVKRMLLAQKSYVEGALALVLYCARLTDLAAAAETPEEGQAATELLDLLTPIAKSWPAQWCVQANDLAIQIHGGYGYTREYDLEQLYRDNRLNPIHEGTHGIQSLDLLGRKVRQHGGAGLGLLEQEVTTTITRATAIGGEPAHLAEQLQESWQTLRDVTTVLLRCGDPTVALANSAHYLEAFGHIVVAWLWLDQVLAAHGREDGFYTGKRYAARYFYRYEVPKTKVQLDLLGTLDQTTVEATFDGWEA